The sequence ATCAGGGCGCTTTTTTAGTTTTGTGCCTGTATGAATAAACAGCCCATAGGTATTTTTGATTCTGGTTACGGGGGACTGACCGTGTTTAGGTCTATTTTAGATACCCTGCCGGGATATGATTATATTTACTTTGGCGATAACGCGCGGGCCCCCTATGGTAACCGCTCGTTCCAAACCATACATCAATACACCAAAGAATGCGTGGAGTGGCTGTTTAAGCAAGGTTGCCCGCTGGTGATCCTGGCATGCAATACGGCATCGGCCAAAGCCTTGCGCACCATCCAGCAGCGTGACCTGCAGGAGATCGGCCCCGACAGGAGAGTGTTAGGCGTTATCCGCCCAACTGCCGAGGTGATCGGTAATTACACCAAATCGGGGCAGATAGGTGTATTGGGCACTAAGGGCACGGTACAATCAGAATCGTATCTGAAGGAAATAGAACACTTCTTTCCGGATATACAGGTATACCAGCAAGCCTGCCCGCTTTGGGTGCCGCTGATAGAGAACGGCGAGTACGATAAACCCGGCGCCGATTACTTTGTGAAGCAATACCTTGATCAGATATTGGCGCAATCGGCAGAGATAGATACCCTGCTGCTGGCCTGCACACATTACCCTTTATTGCAGGAAAAAATAAAAGCCCACCTGCCACAGGGGATGAACGTGGTAGCCCAGGGCGATATTGTAGCAAAAAGCCTGGCCGATTACCTGCACCGCCACCCCGAGATCGAATCGCGCCTGAGTAAAAGCGGCGATCTTTCCTTTTATACCACTACCGATGATACGGCCGATTTTGACCACCATGCCTCGCTGTTTTTTGGCGAAGCGGTGCGGTCGGAGTATGTATCGATGAAGTAAGTTTCTTCGAATCATTCCTCCATCGCTCGATTTAAATCGAGTGATAGAGGAAGAGCCAATTAATTACACTGCCAGATACGTTAAATTATCTTCAAATAATTGTTAAATATTTTTTGAACTTATAAAAACAT comes from Mucilaginibacter mali and encodes:
- the murI gene encoding glutamate racemase, encoding MNKQPIGIFDSGYGGLTVFRSILDTLPGYDYIYFGDNARAPYGNRSFQTIHQYTKECVEWLFKQGCPLVILACNTASAKALRTIQQRDLQEIGPDRRVLGVIRPTAEVIGNYTKSGQIGVLGTKGTVQSESYLKEIEHFFPDIQVYQQACPLWVPLIENGEYDKPGADYFVKQYLDQILAQSAEIDTLLLACTHYPLLQEKIKAHLPQGMNVVAQGDIVAKSLADYLHRHPEIESRLSKSGDLSFYTTTDDTADFDHHASLFFGEAVRSEYVSMK